actaatctagcagatccataaaacatctctttaaaataaaacgaacaactattgtcttttattaaaaaggaaaatcccttagcatctaagcaagaaactgaaatgatgtttttagtaaaacttggaatctggaaacattcttccagttccaaaactagcccagagggcaacgacaaataataagttcctacagctaatgcagcaatccgtgctccatttcccactcgtaggtcgacttcacccttgcttaactttctacttcttcttagtccctgtggattggaacataagtgtgagccacaacttgtatctaatacccaagaagttgaattagcaagtatacagtctataacgaaaatacctgaagatggaaagactgttccgttcttctgatcttcctttagcttcaagcaatctctcttccaatgccccttcttcttgcagtagaagcattcgaactcagaagtgggttgactgaccactagtagaaaaaacccttattgcagcgggcttttagacccctgttgcagcgtacatcgtatgctgcaactggggggcctgcaacaagtctgaacttgttgcagcgtacatgttcgctgcaaaaagtgatttgttgcagcgggcttttagatgtacgctgcaacaagtgccaaaaaattggcaaaattttggacttgttgcagcgtacatataaaagcccgctgcaacagacccaactttttgcagcgtacatttatttgtacgctgcaacaagtctgaatttttgcgaaatttttttcccttgttgcagcgtacaacatatatgtacgctgcaacaaagcacttttggcgggaaaattctaattttgtttagggatacctagagtgccttgcaccaaatatagatgGGCACGTTTGTACTAGCAGCACACCAGACAGAGCCGAAATGCCACAGAAGCTTAAGGCAGATGGGCACGTTTGTACTAGCAGCACACCAGACAAGGAACAAATAGGAGATAATGGCAAAGCCTAACATGTAAACTTTTCCATGAAGCAAAAGGTATCAATAAACAAAATCTGAAAATGGTGGCCAAGCAGATGATCACTTGAGTATTCACATCATCTACCAaccaaagggaaaaaaaaactaaattaaaGAAGTCAAAGTACATGTAGTTAGTCTAAGGAAGCCTCTTGCAAAACATTGTATTGTATTTCTCTTCAACTCAATCAAAAACAGTCATGACATTCAAAATTGGAATAGTCCTATTCATAGAAGTTTATGGTTTCAAGAAAGATTTGAACTTGTTGGTCCAGCACCAAAGCTTCCAGCTCCACGACCAAAGCCTGACCTACCACTAGAAGAACcctgtgaaataataaaatatgtatCATCAAACACGAATCTGGTACAATGGGGAGAGGGGAGACAATCACAAACTCACACCTTATACGACCACAGACAAAGAGTAAGCCCTGTTTTAGGCAATATAAAATCAGCCATCTAATACTGGTTCTATCCATGATCCACATGTTTACACATCCTTCAGGAGGTGACAAGGGAAATATATAGCATTGTATTCATACAGATTAATTTACCTTTCACGCAAACACTATGCTACTATATAGAGGAAATTCAGATCCAAATAGAATTATCAACTAAGTCTTCTAAGTACCGGTATTCTGGACAAAGCTATCTCAGCAGCTGAACTGGGCCTAGGATCCAATCTCATATCCATAACCCTTGAATAGGTTCATAGAATATTGTAGAATTATTTATATCCAAATTCTACACATCACTGATATTCAACAACGCCAAAGTAATGGCAACAAACACATGACACGTAGGATTCCACTCTATTGCATATATCTTCTTCACAAATGTGATCAGTTCCATCGTTTTAAGTTACAGAAGGTAGTACAGCATATCATTCAGTAGATAACTAGGTATAGCTCGCTTCACTGAATCACCGGAATGTAACGTAACAACATTGTAATAAAAATTCAGATCatcaaagaaaataaatattagGGTCTTAAtagttaatacggagtactatccAAGTGCAATTAGGACTATTAAAAAACAGAAGCTACCCAAGAAACTCAATTAGCACTATCAACGTTTCACACTTACCCCAAATGATGGTCTGTAATCAGCAGGAGCACCGCCCTTGTCACCGGAATCACCTTCACCACGAGGTCCAGAACGGTAGCCATCCCTATCACCAAATCTAGGCCTGTCTCCTTCAAATCGCGATCCCCCACTGGTAAAAAATTCAACAACATAACAACCAAGTTAGAAAGCTGACATCCAATTTGAAAAAACAACAATATCAGCAGAGCGCCACTAATAAGATAAgtttgtactccgtattaaactTGTGTTTACCATCAGAAGGGAAATCACAATTATGACAACCTTAACCATTttgactataaaaaaaaaagagcaagccatTACCGTGGGCCAGGTGCGCCGCCCATTGGCCTGCCAGCAGGCTTCATCTGCTTCTTTAAGGTAGCAGGGACAATCTCTGAGGGAAGGTTGAGGTAAGTACGAAGGAATTCAATACCCTCGTTGGTCAAGAACCAGTAGTAGTGCATCCAAGCAAAGGTCTCCCTCACATACTCCTTGGACTTAAAGCTTTGCATCAGCTTGATCACTTGCAGATTCGGGACATCAATGTCAGGGTGCTTTGCCAAGTTATAATCTTTCTTTGCAAAGCAAACTCCCTCTGTTCAAAATTCATTCCAGTTCTAAATCAGTACAGAAAGCTTGCATTTCTGAATCACTTTGATAACAGAAAAATCTCTTATGGTTCTGATTAAAGAACTCCAAAAGATTAACTATGAGTCTATAACTGACAAAAGCTAATTTAAAAAGGAAATCTACAAACAAATAACATACAAAACTCAATGCGATTATGAGATACAAATAATGGAGTAGCACAAGCCGTATCACCGTCAAGTCACAACAGTAACGCGGTGCAGCCACATTCAACATTAACAATTCAACGATTTCAACCTAGTGCAGCTAATAGAACATTGGTTTGTACTCCGTACATTTATATGATAGTAAAATCTAATCACCTTGGGAAGCAATTCTTAATTAAGATATGTTGTTCACAAATCATACCTCTGGCTATCTGTGACCACGAAAGACAAAGCCTAAACCAAATTGGTGCTAAAAGTTACTGTTCCACACTTCCACCTATCACTCAGACATGTAAATATATCCCAGAGTTACCACTTCCTTAAATACCCCAGTATCCCAATCCAATATTGAAATTTGGGATAAATGAAAGATAACACATTTCAACTGTCAAAAtgaaatactccgtaatataaatttaaaaccAACCACATTGgaaaaaacccagaaattcaTATCATATTGCCATAATCTAATCAATTATTcactaataaaaataaattaaattcaagTGGGAAATGGAAGTCTGTTCATATAAAATTGCACCAAACACAAAAAGGAAACCCATAATTTAGATCAAGAAAGAGAGAGATGACCTTGGAAGAGGTACTTGCTGATCTCACGGCGGTTCTGCTCAGTCATGATCTGTTCAACAATACCCAAAATTATTATGAAATTTCACACACAAATTAAAAGGAAATTGAAGAATGAGAAATGGAAAATACCATGTTGACGGAAATACGAAGAAGGGATCTGTGGGAATCGATCAAATGGTGAAACTTGCAAAGGGAATGCCGCAATAAACCTTGAAATAAAGCTTAAATCGCAGAGAAACCCTAGTTTTGTTCTTTCGTAGATTTTAAAAGACCCCGTTTAATCGTTTAATAATTGAAAAacagccaaaaaaatcaaaataaaaacgaaaatcaaaacgaaaatcaaaaacgaaaatcaaaacgaaaatcaaaacgaaaatcaaaaacgaaaatcaaaaacaataatcaaaacgaaaatcaaaaactaaaattgaaccctaatctgaaaacgaaaataaaaaacgaaaataaaaattgaacacaccataccgaaaccaccggaaccacgacgccgagcaaccaccggaaccacgacgcgacggggagatgctgaacccccggccgaccaagaatatatctttcagtgacaggccgcgcgagaattgaacgggatgggggagatgaggcgagaacaccacacaccggcgaagacagcgacgcagggctgagcaacgcttgggttcgacggcgacgcagggctgagttcgacggcgacgcagggctgagttcgacggctgagttcgacggcttgcttggatatttgtttaagggaaaaagctTGGAGCTAGCAGAAAAGGAACAACGTACGTTTGAGCGCGGTTTGTTGCAACCTAGGAAAGTAAAAAaatttgaaacgcggacttgttgcagcggacAATAACATGTATGCTGCAATAAagtcgggttgttgctgcgggcttttattttgtacgctgcaacaaacacatttgctgcgaacaactaaaatgtacgctgcgataaccctttaaagggtttgacccgcgttgaccgactggttgttgaagcgtatttatacatgtacgctgcaacaagggggctgcaacaggggttttttctactagtggaccttcctcttttcagacttggcgccagtttgcttagttgggctggccttgttgccaccttt
This genomic stretch from Spinacia oleracea cultivar Varoflay chromosome 3, BTI_SOV_V1, whole genome shotgun sequence harbors:
- the LOC130470534 gene encoding 40S ribosomal protein S10-3-like isoform X2 — protein: MTEQNRREISKYLFQEGVCFAKKDYNLAKHPDIDVPNLQVIKLMQSFKSKEYVRETFAWMHYYWFLTNEGIEFLRTYLNLPSEIVPATLKKQMKPAGRPMGGAPGPRGGSRFEGDRPRFGDRDGYRSGPRGEGDSGDKGGAPADYRPSFGGSSSGRSGFGRGAGSFGAGPTSSNLS
- the LOC130470534 gene encoding 40S ribosomal protein S10-3-like isoform X1, producing the protein MIMTEQNRREISKYLFQEGVCFAKKDYNLAKHPDIDVPNLQVIKLMQSFKSKEYVRETFAWMHYYWFLTNEGIEFLRTYLNLPSEIVPATLKKQMKPAGRPMGGAPGPRGGSRFEGDRPRFGDRDGYRSGPRGEGDSGDKGGAPADYRPSFGGSSSGRSGFGRGAGSFGAGPTSSNLS